A region of Acidisarcina sp. DNA encodes the following proteins:
- a CDS encoding MFS transporter, producing the protein MNSVASATGFVDDASSSGLGHVILASSAGTLIEWYDFYLYAILTVVLSGQFFPGSLATGFLFSLGALWAGFAVRPFGAAFFGHVGDLVGRKNTFLVTLSVMGLSTFAVGLLPTYKQIGMAAPVLLVLLRCLQGLALGGEYGGAATYVAEHAPDHQRGLYTSYIQTTATLGLFAALLIVLIARIQLGDAAFQAWGWRIPFLLSLVLVIFSLWIRLRLKESPLFARLKREGKTSASPITDIGRKNWGLILLALFGATAGQAVVWYTGQFYALIFLTKTLGVNYKDAYVIIAIALVAATPFFVLFGWLSDKLGRKPLILSGCALAALTYWPIYHAMAAAVTKVNGAVLVNRPIMVLLIFIQVLYVTMVYGPIAALLVELFPARIRYTSMSIPYHLGNGEFGGLTPLVATWLAAWWLTNHPGDVNAKYMGLVWPIAVATLTFFVGLIWLPETKDRRIWDEFND; encoded by the coding sequence ATGAACTCAGTAGCCAGCGCAACTGGTTTTGTAGATGACGCGTCTTCTTCCGGGCTTGGTCACGTGATTCTCGCCTCCTCGGCGGGCACATTGATCGAGTGGTACGACTTCTACCTGTACGCCATTCTCACCGTCGTTCTCTCCGGCCAATTCTTTCCCGGGAGCCTCGCAACAGGTTTTCTCTTCAGTCTGGGAGCTTTATGGGCTGGCTTCGCAGTCCGTCCCTTTGGAGCGGCATTTTTCGGGCACGTTGGCGACCTGGTAGGCCGCAAGAACACATTCCTTGTGACTCTTTCCGTGATGGGCCTCTCTACCTTTGCTGTGGGTCTGCTGCCGACGTATAAGCAGATTGGCATGGCGGCGCCGGTACTGCTTGTGCTTCTGCGCTGCCTGCAGGGCCTCGCGCTGGGCGGCGAGTATGGCGGCGCCGCCACTTACGTCGCCGAACATGCGCCGGATCATCAACGCGGACTCTACACCAGCTATATCCAGACAACGGCTACATTGGGGCTGTTTGCGGCGCTGCTCATAGTGTTGATCGCACGCATCCAACTGGGCGATGCCGCTTTTCAAGCATGGGGATGGCGCATCCCGTTTCTGCTGTCCCTGGTGCTGGTGATCTTTTCGCTGTGGATCCGCCTTCGTCTGAAGGAATCCCCGCTCTTTGCCCGCCTCAAGCGCGAGGGGAAGACATCGGCTTCACCAATCACCGATATTGGCCGCAAAAACTGGGGGTTGATCCTGCTGGCTCTCTTCGGAGCCACCGCGGGCCAGGCAGTCGTCTGGTACACGGGGCAGTTCTACGCGCTCATCTTCCTGACCAAAACCCTGGGCGTGAACTACAAAGACGCGTACGTGATCATCGCCATCGCACTTGTCGCGGCGACTCCATTCTTCGTGCTCTTCGGTTGGCTGTCGGATAAGTTGGGCCGCAAGCCGCTCATCCTTTCCGGTTGCGCGCTGGCCGCGTTGACGTACTGGCCGATCTATCATGCCATGGCAGCGGCGGTCACCAAAGTCAATGGCGCAGTCCTGGTGAACCGGCCGATCATGGTCCTGCTCATCTTTATCCAGGTCCTTTACGTCACCATGGTCTATGGACCTATCGCGGCCCTGCTGGTCGAGCTTTTCCCCGCGCGGATTCGCTATACCTCGATGTCCATCCCCTATCACCTGGGGAATGGTGAGTTCGGCGGGCTCACTCCGCTGGTGGCTACCTGGCTGGCTGCGTGGTGGCTGACGAATCACCCGGGCGACGTCAACGCGAAGTACATGGGGCTGGTCTGGCCGATTGCGGTTGCCACGCTGACATTCTTCGTTGGCCTGATCTGGCTTCCCGAAACCAAGGATCGCAGAATATGGGATGAGTTCAACGACTAG
- a CDS encoding PAS domain S-box protein gives MQREEAERLRALLQYETLDSLPDPALDDIARLAAEICRGPYAYVGFIDASRVWFKARYGFEARETSRVSSACQYAMQSTKPLLIADACEDLRFPPEGIPLASGIHCRSYVGAPMVSPSGHVIGTLAVLSPEPNAFTGQQASMLQILAAQVVTRIELYARIRMQERGVRARQRIERALTVERNFVSAVLDTISALVLVLDTAGRIVRFNRACEKMSGYSFGELVGRSFPEELFLSQERAYAMQMIEEARAGKLVGNYEIHWLPRAGRKRRIAWTATPLTDANGEVNFIITTGVDITEQREAEVALRASETRYRQLVEGSLAMVCTHDLQGRILSINPHAAQDLGYSIDELVGKRMADLVPTKYRDDFERYLLTIQNTHEDKGLLYLRHKHGGVRVMAYSNKLIALPDEEPFILGHGIDITEKTDAEEKLHALMRQRESILESVGDGIYGMDMDGRLSFLNPSAANMLGYGVEEILGRNMHQLVHHTRADGTPYAAEDCPINTSLHRDTPIRVRDEVYWRQDGTSFPVEYVACPLVDNGRTTGIVVAFQDVTERRRLERMKDEFISTVSHELRTPLTSLRAALGLLAGGLLNERPEKTAQMLNLAVGNCDRLARLVNDILDFERIGSGKSNLSCAVHPAGDLLHRAAEVMQPSATKAEVRFRIESDSVDVWADGDRILQTLTNLIGNSIKFSAPGGEIRLCARLNAKGMVQIEVHDEGRGIPADKLGIIFERFQQVDASDSRAMGGTGLGLAICRSIVKEHGGDIWAESVPDKGSSFYLTLPMPVVALRRSAASR, from the coding sequence ATGCAGCGAGAAGAAGCCGAGAGGCTGAGGGCTCTGCTGCAATACGAAACACTCGACAGCCTTCCCGATCCAGCGCTCGACGACATCGCGCGACTGGCGGCAGAGATCTGTCGTGGACCCTATGCCTATGTGGGTTTTATCGATGCCAGCCGGGTATGGTTTAAGGCTCGCTATGGATTCGAAGCACGCGAAACCTCACGCGTCTCTTCTGCATGCCAGTATGCGATGCAGAGCACCAAGCCACTGCTGATCGCCGACGCATGCGAGGATCTGCGCTTCCCCCCGGAAGGCATACCTCTCGCTTCCGGGATTCACTGCCGTTCCTATGTAGGAGCCCCGATGGTCTCGCCCTCGGGCCACGTCATCGGCACGCTCGCCGTTCTCTCTCCGGAGCCGAATGCCTTTACCGGGCAGCAGGCGAGTATGCTGCAGATTCTTGCGGCGCAGGTGGTGACACGCATCGAGCTCTACGCGCGGATTCGGATGCAGGAGCGCGGCGTGCGCGCGCGGCAGCGCATCGAACGGGCGCTGACGGTGGAGCGCAACTTCGTCTCCGCGGTACTGGACACGATCAGCGCGCTGGTGCTGGTGCTCGATACCGCCGGGCGCATCGTGCGCTTTAACCGTGCCTGCGAAAAGATGTCGGGCTACAGCTTCGGCGAGCTGGTCGGGCGCTCCTTTCCCGAGGAACTCTTCCTCTCCCAGGAACGCGCCTATGCCATGCAGATGATTGAAGAAGCACGCGCCGGCAAACTGGTGGGAAATTACGAGATCCACTGGCTGCCGCGAGCCGGACGCAAGCGCCGCATCGCATGGACAGCGACTCCTCTGACCGATGCCAATGGCGAGGTGAACTTCATCATCACCACGGGAGTGGACATCACCGAGCAGCGCGAAGCCGAGGTGGCCTTGCGCGCCAGCGAAACGCGGTACCGCCAACTGGTGGAAGGCAGCCTGGCTATGGTGTGTACCCACGATCTGCAAGGGCGCATCCTGTCCATCAATCCGCATGCGGCGCAGGACCTGGGCTACTCCATCGATGAACTGGTGGGCAAGCGGATGGCAGACCTGGTCCCGACAAAGTACCGCGACGATTTTGAGCGGTACCTGCTTACCATCCAGAACACCCACGAAGACAAGGGACTGCTCTACCTGCGTCACAAGCACGGTGGCGTGCGCGTGATGGCGTATAGCAACAAGTTGATCGCGTTGCCGGACGAGGAGCCATTCATCCTGGGACATGGCATCGACATCACCGAGAAGACGGATGCGGAAGAGAAGCTGCATGCGCTGATGCGCCAGCGCGAATCGATTCTGGAATCGGTGGGCGATGGCATCTATGGCATGGACATGGATGGCCGGTTGAGCTTCCTGAATCCCAGCGCGGCAAACATGCTGGGCTACGGCGTAGAAGAAATCCTGGGCAGAAACATGCACCAGCTCGTGCATCACACCCGCGCGGATGGCACCCCTTACGCGGCGGAAGATTGCCCCATCAACACCAGCCTGCACCGCGATACGCCGATCCGGGTGCGCGACGAGGTGTACTGGCGTCAGGACGGCACCAGCTTCCCGGTCGAATACGTAGCCTGTCCACTGGTCGACAATGGACGCACCACCGGCATCGTCGTCGCGTTCCAGGATGTGACCGAACGCCGCCGCCTGGAGCGCATGAAGGACGAATTCATCTCCACCGTCAGCCACGAACTGCGCACCCCGCTGACCTCCCTGCGGGCCGCTCTGGGACTGCTCGCCGGCGGATTGCTGAACGAACGCCCGGAGAAGACGGCGCAGATGCTGAACCTCGCCGTGGGCAACTGCGACCGGCTTGCCCGTCTGGTAAACGACATTCTGGACTTCGAGCGTATCGGCAGCGGCAAGTCGAACCTGAGCTGCGCGGTGCATCCCGCAGGCGACCTGCTGCACCGGGCCGCGGAGGTTATGCAGCCCAGTGCGACCAAGGCTGAGGTGCGATTCCGCATCGAGTCCGACTCCGTGGATGTGTGGGCCGACGGCGACCGCATCCTGCAGACGTTGACCAACCTGATCGGCAACTCCATCAAATTCTCCGCGCCGGGCGGCGAGATTCGCCTGTGCGCACGCCTGAACGCCAAGGGGATGGTGCAGATCGAGGTGCATGATGAGGGCCGCGGAATCCCGGCCGACAAGCTCGGCATCATCTTCGAGCGGTTCCAGCAGGTGGATGCCTCCGACTCGCGTGCCATGGGTGGAACCGGCCTGGGACTGGCCATCTGCCGCAGCATCGTGAAAGAGCATGGCGGAGATATCTGGGCAGAGAGCGTTCCCGACAAGGGAAGCTCGTTTTATCTCACGCTGCCGATGCCCGTCGTCGCACTCCGCCGCAGCGCCGCGTCAAGATAG
- a CDS encoding nuclear transport factor 2 family protein encodes MHGSVPITMKPFLAQTILFASLALAVAPGLQGQMLDPLATPPSSSQFTDPSENPGRAFLFDLEARFARATATGGGAAFSSYFADDAVTLSNGKAAVTGRAAIAAAATWSPREYQLTWTPQGGQMSPSGDMGFTWGHYEGHAKDRNGNSIVSAGRYMTIWRKQSDGSWKVVLDSSNDEPPAAGDCCKIP; translated from the coding sequence ATGCACGGATCGGTACCCATCACCATGAAGCCATTTCTTGCACAGACGATTTTGTTCGCCAGCCTCGCGCTCGCAGTTGCTCCCGGATTGCAGGGGCAGATGCTCGATCCCCTTGCCACGCCCCCCTCATCGAGCCAATTCACGGACCCATCCGAGAATCCGGGACGCGCCTTCCTCTTCGATCTGGAGGCACGTTTTGCGCGGGCTACGGCCACGGGAGGAGGCGCCGCGTTCTCCTCGTACTTCGCAGACGATGCGGTAACTCTCTCGAACGGCAAGGCAGCCGTCACTGGTCGGGCTGCGATTGCCGCGGCGGCAACGTGGTCGCCGAGGGAATATCAGTTGACCTGGACTCCGCAGGGCGGGCAGATGTCGCCTTCAGGCGACATGGGTTTTACCTGGGGACATTACGAAGGCCACGCCAAAGACCGAAACGGGAACTCCATTGTGTCCGCCGGGCGATATATGACGATCTGGCGCAAGCAGTCCGATGGGAGCTGGAAGGTTGTGCTCGACTCCAGCAACGACGAGCCTCCCGCAGCAGGCGATTGCTGCAAAATACCATGA
- a CDS encoding family 43 glycosylhydrolase, with protein sequence MKFPVYAMTILSIITTLSIGCGGSGTSSTTTSSPGAGSSSTPDSGTLTSVSDNLQYRIRNASSGLELSISGQSQVAGASVVQAGDAGTPDQLWHFVPMGNQQFNVENLATHQVMGITNASKASGAAAVQWADNGTSDHLWQFYLLADGNYLIKNANSGLYLEDGGSNATSAAVIDQGARATTGTGCTCQEWALTSTGNSPYPAPLPVAGAGVSVHDPYMLKDTGGTYWLYGTHSTLASSADMVNFTFSQTCTAAQRGGYANCPDIGPDLALWSGLQTPPSWNNGQNTDIWAPDVLYANGTYFQYYSIPIEPHSGAQAIIGLTTSANPNGPWTDAGQIIESYGSTTGSTTRFNAIDPAPFVDASGNRWLVFGSWEDGIHVIQLDPATGLRLSSNPTIYNIAQRGLPSAGEEGPFIYPFNGWYYYFASINVCCSGNSSTYRIIVGRSKSPTGPYLDRGGLDLMQGGGTILLSAHGNVNGPGGQSVFTDGSQPTLVYHYYDGNNNGWPALGINRLGLDADGWPYVE encoded by the coding sequence TTGAAGTTTCCTGTCTATGCGATGACCATTCTCTCCATAATCACCACCCTCTCAATCGGTTGCGGGGGATCAGGCACCTCCTCCACCACCACTTCGAGTCCGGGTGCTGGCTCCAGTTCCACCCCGGACAGTGGAACGCTCACCAGCGTCAGCGACAATCTGCAATACAGGATCAGGAACGCAAGCAGCGGTCTGGAGCTGAGCATCTCCGGGCAAAGCCAGGTCGCCGGAGCGAGCGTGGTGCAGGCAGGTGACGCCGGAACTCCGGATCAGCTTTGGCACTTCGTCCCCATGGGCAATCAGCAATTCAACGTGGAAAATCTGGCGACACATCAGGTCATGGGTATTACGAATGCTTCGAAGGCCAGTGGGGCGGCGGCGGTTCAATGGGCCGATAACGGAACCAGCGATCACCTGTGGCAGTTCTATTTGCTCGCGGATGGCAATTACCTGATCAAGAACGCAAATAGCGGCCTGTATCTGGAGGACGGCGGTTCGAATGCCACCTCGGCGGCGGTGATCGATCAAGGCGCGCGAGCTACGACCGGAACCGGCTGCACCTGCCAGGAGTGGGCACTGACCTCCACCGGCAATTCGCCTTACCCTGCGCCGCTCCCGGTTGCCGGCGCAGGCGTCTCTGTCCACGACCCCTACATGCTGAAGGACACGGGCGGTACTTATTGGCTCTATGGAACACACAGCACACTGGCAAGCTCCGCAGACATGGTGAATTTCACCTTCAGCCAAACTTGCACCGCGGCCCAGCGCGGAGGCTATGCGAATTGCCCGGACATCGGTCCGGACCTTGCTTTGTGGAGCGGTCTACAAACTCCGCCTTCGTGGAACAATGGCCAGAACACAGACATTTGGGCGCCTGACGTGCTCTATGCGAATGGCACGTATTTCCAGTACTACTCGATCCCGATCGAACCACATAGCGGCGCGCAGGCAATCATCGGCCTGACGACGAGCGCGAATCCCAACGGGCCGTGGACGGATGCCGGCCAGATTATCGAGTCTTACGGCTCCACGACCGGATCGACGACCAGGTTCAATGCTATCGATCCGGCTCCTTTTGTGGATGCCTCAGGCAACCGGTGGCTGGTCTTCGGATCATGGGAGGACGGCATCCACGTGATTCAACTGGACCCGGCCACAGGCCTGCGACTCAGCTCGAACCCGACCATTTACAACATTGCGCAGCGTGGTCTTCCTTCGGCGGGAGAAGAGGGCCCCTTCATTTACCCTTTCAATGGCTGGTACTACTACTTCGCGTCGATTAACGTCTGCTGCAGTGGAAACAGTTCGACTTACAGGATCATCGTCGGCCGATCGAAGAGTCCCACCGGGCCGTATCTGGATCGTGGCGGGCTGGACCTGATGCAGGGTGGAGGGACGATTCTGCTCAGCGCCCACGGCAACGTCAACGGTCCCGGTGGCCAGAGCGTTTTCACCGACGGCAGCCAGCCGACGCTCGTTTACCACTATTACGACGGCAACAACAACGGCTGGCCCGCATTGGGCATCAATCGCCTCGGATTGGATGCCGACGGCTGGCCCTACGTGGAGTAG
- the galE gene encoding UDP-glucose 4-epimerase GalE: protein MKILVTGGAGYIGGTVANLLMQQGHTVTVYDNLCHSRREMVPAGVTFIEGDVADRAQLEKLFTATKFDGAMHFAALIEAGESMQKPELYFRTNTASTLALLEAMIATNVKRLVFSSTAAVYGEPASTPIREDAALQPTNAYGESKLLVEHMLRWMHQIHGLHYASLRYFNVAGAIPGRGEAHEPESHIIPLILDVALGRRKNIKIFGTDYPTHDGTCIRDYIHVSDLAQAHLLAFEALSQRDKLIYNLGNGVGFTVREVVESARRVTGHAIPVEEQPRRAGDPAVLIASSEKIGNELGWKPQFTQLDDIISSAWEWHKLRYANSK from the coding sequence TTGAAAATTCTTGTAACAGGCGGAGCGGGATATATCGGCGGTACAGTCGCTAATTTGCTGATGCAACAAGGTCATACCGTCACGGTTTACGACAATCTCTGCCACAGCAGGCGGGAGATGGTCCCGGCCGGCGTCACTTTTATCGAAGGCGACGTCGCGGATCGCGCGCAACTTGAAAAACTTTTCACCGCGACGAAATTTGATGGCGCCATGCATTTCGCCGCTTTGATTGAGGCTGGCGAGAGCATGCAGAAACCCGAGCTCTACTTTCGCACTAACACTGCCTCCACGCTGGCGCTGCTGGAGGCGATGATCGCCACCAATGTCAAGCGCCTGGTCTTTTCCTCCACTGCCGCGGTGTATGGCGAGCCAGCCAGCACTCCGATTCGAGAAGACGCCGCCTTGCAGCCGACCAATGCCTATGGCGAGTCCAAGCTGCTGGTGGAGCATATGCTTCGCTGGATGCACCAGATCCACGGCCTGCATTACGCAAGCCTGCGCTACTTCAATGTTGCCGGAGCCATCCCGGGGCGTGGCGAGGCGCATGAGCCTGAGTCGCACATCATTCCGCTGATCCTGGATGTGGCGCTCGGGCGCAGGAAAAATATCAAGATTTTTGGCACGGATTATCCCACTCACGACGGTACCTGCATTCGCGACTACATCCACGTCTCCGACCTCGCGCAGGCGCATCTGCTGGCTTTCGAGGCCCTGTCCCAGCGCGACAAGCTGATCTACAACCTGGGCAATGGAGTGGGCTTCACGGTGCGCGAAGTTGTCGAGTCGGCACGCCGTGTGACAGGGCACGCCATCCCGGTAGAGGAACAGCCAAGAAGGGCCGGAGACCCGGCGGTGCTGATCGCCAGCTCGGAGAAGATCGGCAACGAGCTAGGCTGGAAGCCTCAGTTCACGCAACTCGATGACATCATTTCCAGCGCCTGGGAGTGGCACAAGCTGCGTTACGCCAATAGCAAGTAG
- a CDS encoding alcohol dehydrogenase, whose amino-acid sequence MSKKTYRAVQVARPNGPLEIVEREIVDPGPGQVRVRVHACGLCHGDVLTVMGAYPGIQLPRVPGHEIAGVIDAIGDGVAEWKPGQRVGVGWFGGSCGHCQSCRRGDFLTCPNGAISGIHFDGGYAEFVIVPAAALALIPEDLSDVEAGPLMCAGMTTFNALRNSGARAGDLVAIHGIGGLGHLGVQFAARMGFRTVAIARGQDKAALAKKLGAHLYIDSTTQDPAAELTRLGGARVILATVTNGKAMSSVIPGLGINGKLVIVGVSMDPVEISPMLMVGGRRSVSGWPSGTSIDSEDAMNFSVLAGVRPMIEEYPLEKAAEAYERMMSGQARFRVVLRMEAAK is encoded by the coding sequence ATGTCGAAGAAAACATATCGTGCTGTCCAGGTAGCTCGGCCAAACGGCCCACTGGAGATAGTGGAGCGGGAGATAGTCGATCCCGGCCCGGGACAGGTGCGTGTGCGTGTGCACGCCTGCGGACTGTGCCATGGCGACGTTCTCACTGTGATGGGTGCCTATCCGGGAATCCAGCTTCCGCGCGTACCGGGACACGAGATTGCCGGAGTCATCGATGCTATTGGCGATGGAGTGGCGGAGTGGAAGCCGGGCCAGCGCGTGGGCGTCGGCTGGTTCGGCGGAAGCTGCGGACACTGCCAATCCTGCCGTCGCGGAGACTTCCTCACCTGCCCGAATGGCGCTATATCGGGAATCCACTTCGATGGCGGCTATGCGGAGTTCGTGATCGTTCCGGCTGCCGCGCTGGCGCTGATCCCGGAGGATCTCTCCGACGTGGAAGCAGGGCCGCTGATGTGCGCAGGCATGACGACCTTTAACGCGCTGCGCAATAGTGGAGCGCGCGCTGGAGATCTGGTGGCTATCCACGGAATCGGCGGCCTGGGGCACCTCGGCGTGCAGTTCGCAGCCAGGATGGGCTTCCGGACGGTAGCGATTGCTCGCGGCCAGGATAAGGCAGCTCTTGCCAAAAAGCTGGGGGCACACCTCTACATCGATTCGACAACGCAGGACCCGGCTGCGGAGCTAACCAGGCTGGGAGGTGCCAGGGTGATTCTGGCTACAGTGACGAACGGGAAAGCCATGTCCTCGGTGATTCCGGGACTCGGCATCAACGGCAAGCTCGTCATTGTCGGTGTTTCCATGGACCCGGTCGAGATCAGTCCGATGCTCATGGTTGGTGGCCGTAGATCCGTCAGCGGATGGCCATCCGGCACCTCCATCGACAGTGAAGACGCGATGAACTTCAGCGTGCTTGCCGGGGTTCGTCCAATGATCGAAGAGTATCCCCTGGAAAAAGCCGCCGAGGCCTATGAACGCATGATGAGCGGACAGGCTCGCTTCCGCGTGGTCTTGCGGATGGAGGCAGCAAAGTAG
- the acs gene encoding acetate--CoA ligase, whose translation MASSTTNVNLDSTLRENRVFPVPEEFARQAHIKSFAQYEELYQRSIKDPETYWASVASELHWFEPWTSVLEWNLPWAKWFVGGKLNLCYNCVDRHALGSRKDKVAILWEGEPGEVRKLTFGDLHVEVQKLANVLKGLGIRKGDRVAIYMGMTPELAIALLACARIGAIHSVIFGGFAANALVDRINDAQCVAVLTQDTSYRRGSEVKLKQVVDEAIANTPSVKHVVVYKRSGTPVNMQSGRDHWWHELMASASPECPAEPMDSEDPLYILYTSGTTGKPKGLVHTTGGYAVQTYITSKLIFDLKEDDVYWCTADIGWVTGHSYVVYGALQNGVTTVMYEGAPNFPAQDRFWKIIDDHRVTVFYTAPTAIRSFIKWGDQYPEKYNLDSLRLLGTVGEPINPEAWMWYREKIGKNRCPIVDTWWQTETGAIMLSPIPGAIPTKPGSATRPFPGIVPEVVTRSGDPVPVGSGGLLVIRKPWPGMARTIYNDPDRYVQAYWSEIPGSYFTGDGARCDADGYYWLMGRVDDVINVSGHRLGTMEVESALVAHPKVAEAAVVGRPDELKGQAISAFVTLESGYQPSNELKEELRKWVAKEIGSLARPDDLRFTDALPKTRSGKIMRRLLRELATHGEIKGDTTTLEDFTVISKLREADEG comes from the coding sequence ATGGCGTCTTCGACTACCAATGTGAATCTGGATTCCACACTGCGGGAAAACCGGGTATTTCCGGTGCCCGAGGAGTTTGCGCGGCAGGCCCACATCAAGAGCTTTGCGCAGTATGAAGAGCTCTACCAGCGGTCCATCAAAGACCCTGAGACATACTGGGCCAGCGTCGCCAGCGAACTGCACTGGTTTGAGCCCTGGACCAGCGTGCTCGAGTGGAATCTGCCCTGGGCGAAGTGGTTTGTCGGCGGCAAGCTCAACCTCTGCTACAACTGCGTCGACCGGCACGCTCTCGGCAGCCGCAAGGACAAGGTTGCGATCCTGTGGGAGGGGGAGCCGGGGGAAGTTCGCAAGCTTACCTTTGGGGATCTGCACGTAGAGGTTCAGAAGCTGGCCAACGTCCTTAAGGGCCTTGGCATCCGCAAGGGCGATCGCGTTGCCATCTACATGGGTATGACTCCGGAGCTGGCAATTGCGTTGCTGGCCTGTGCGCGCATTGGCGCCATCCACTCTGTGATCTTTGGCGGTTTCGCCGCCAATGCGTTGGTGGATCGCATCAACGACGCGCAGTGCGTGGCGGTGCTCACGCAGGATACTTCGTACCGCCGCGGGTCTGAGGTCAAGCTCAAGCAAGTGGTAGATGAGGCCATCGCCAACACTCCTTCCGTCAAGCATGTGGTGGTTTACAAACGCTCCGGAACTCCGGTCAACATGCAGTCCGGCCGCGATCACTGGTGGCATGAGCTGATGGCGTCAGCCTCGCCGGAGTGTCCCGCGGAGCCGATGGATTCGGAGGATCCGCTCTACATCCTGTACACCTCCGGCACGACGGGGAAGCCCAAGGGACTGGTGCACACCACGGGCGGCTACGCGGTGCAGACCTATATCACCAGCAAGCTCATCTTCGATCTCAAGGAAGACGATGTCTACTGGTGCACGGCCGACATTGGATGGGTTACAGGCCACTCCTACGTGGTCTACGGCGCGCTGCAGAATGGCGTGACCACCGTGATGTACGAGGGCGCTCCGAATTTTCCGGCGCAGGACCGGTTCTGGAAGATCATCGACGACCATAGAGTAACGGTCTTTTACACCGCTCCCACGGCGATTCGTTCCTTCATCAAGTGGGGAGATCAGTATCCGGAGAAATACAATCTCGACAGCCTGCGCCTGCTGGGTACGGTCGGCGAGCCCATCAATCCGGAAGCCTGGATGTGGTATCGCGAGAAGATCGGCAAGAATCGCTGCCCCATTGTGGATACCTGGTGGCAGACGGAGACCGGCGCGATCATGCTGTCTCCAATTCCTGGAGCCATCCCCACGAAACCGGGTTCGGCTACTCGCCCGTTTCCTGGAATTGTGCCAGAGGTTGTTACAAGATCCGGCGACCCGGTGCCGGTGGGCAGCGGAGGTCTTCTCGTTATCCGCAAGCCATGGCCCGGAATGGCACGCACCATCTACAACGATCCTGACCGTTACGTCCAGGCGTATTGGAGCGAGATTCCCGGCTCCTACTTTACGGGGGATGGCGCGCGCTGCGATGCGGATGGCTACTACTGGCTGATGGGGCGCGTTGATGACGTCATCAATGTCTCCGGGCACAGGCTGGGGACGATGGAGGTAGAGTCTGCCCTGGTCGCTCATCCCAAGGTGGCGGAAGCCGCTGTGGTTGGCCGTCCGGATGAACTGAAGGGCCAGGCGATCTCGGCCTTCGTGACGCTCGAGTCCGGCTACCAGCCCTCGAACGAGCTTAAGGAAGAGCTGCGTAAGTGGGTGGCCAAGGAGATCGGCTCGCTCGCTCGTCCCGATGATCTGCGCTTTACCGATGCGCTGCCCAAGACGCGCAGCGGCAAGATCATGCGCCGCCTGCTGCGCGAACTCGCGACGCATGGCGAGATCAAGGGAGACACAACTACGCTCGAGGACTTCACGGTCATCTCCAAACTGCGCGAGGCCGACGAAGGATAG